Proteins found in one Aneurinibacillus uraniidurans genomic segment:
- a CDS encoding isocitrate/isopropylmalate family dehydrogenase has translation MKKTVVVMQGDQTGQELLDEALRVLQPDVIGFDIDFKTYDLSLENRVKTNNEIVHEAARAMKECGFGLKAATITPEEKGSVGSPNAILRREIDGKVIVRTGRRIPGIRPVAGAYAPISVVRMAVGDAYGAKEWREGEGIDEVAFRTEKIDRKTCRAVAEFAFRHAQKTNAKVFGGPKYTVSPVYEGMLKEEMDAVSKRYPTVRYEPQLIDATYALLLSSAGDAMVIPALNRDGDCLSDLVLQMFGSIAGAESVLMGFDDEFNTQAVMVEAPHGTAPTLFGKNVANPMAMILACASLLTYFQETQANTVSRAIYEATIEAVSEGTRTSDLGGSATTSGFTDEVIKKVRTKLDVWATMQNF, from the coding sequence ATGAAAAAAACAGTAGTCGTAATGCAAGGTGACCAGACCGGACAAGAACTTCTTGATGAGGCGCTTCGCGTTTTACAACCAGATGTAATCGGATTTGATATTGATTTCAAAACGTATGATCTCAGTCTCGAAAATCGTGTGAAAACAAATAATGAAATCGTACATGAAGCTGCTCGTGCAATGAAAGAATGCGGCTTTGGTTTAAAAGCAGCTACGATCACACCGGAAGAAAAAGGCTCAGTAGGTAGCCCGAACGCAATCCTGCGCCGTGAAATCGACGGGAAAGTTATCGTTCGGACAGGCCGTCGTATCCCTGGCATCCGCCCAGTAGCTGGCGCATACGCTCCAATCTCTGTTGTACGTATGGCAGTAGGCGATGCATACGGTGCAAAAGAATGGCGTGAAGGCGAAGGCATTGACGAGGTTGCTTTCCGTACAGAAAAAATCGACCGTAAAACTTGCCGTGCGGTAGCTGAATTCGCATTCCGTCATGCGCAAAAAACAAATGCTAAAGTATTCGGTGGCCCGAAATACACAGTTAGCCCAGTATACGAAGGCATGCTGAAAGAAGAAATGGATGCAGTAAGCAAACGCTACCCGACTGTTCGTTATGAGCCACAACTCATCGATGCAACATATGCGCTGCTTCTCTCTTCTGCAGGAGATGCAATGGTAATCCCGGCACTGAACCGTGACGGCGACTGCTTAAGTGATCTGGTTCTGCAAATGTTCGGTTCAATTGCAGGTGCTGAGTCTGTGCTAATGGGCTTCGATGATGAGTTCAATACACAGGCTGTTATGGTGGAAGCTCCACACGGTACAGCTCCGACTCTGTTCGGCAAAAACGTTGCAAACCCGATGGCTATGATTCTTGCTTGCGCATCCCTGCTCACATACTTCCAGGAAACACAGGCAAACACAGTATCTCGTGCGATCTACGAAGCAACAATCGAAGCTGTAAGCGAAGGTACACGTACATCCGACCTTGGCGGAAGCGCAACAACAAGCGGCTTCACTGATGAAGTGATCAAAAAAGTTCGTACTAAACTTGACGTTTGGGCAACAATGCAAAACTTCTAA
- a CDS encoding S1C family serine protease: MKRKVTPITRIERQPSYLHPANYFVPIVERVTPAIISITTEDYAVNRKMSEILHQFLFPNLSTPGKEVRRSFGTGFIIHQKGYILTSEHVIHNARTIQVKLATGDSRLAEVVWKDQERDLALIRIMARGALPVLPLGSSKEIQVGEVVISIGNPLGLENTVTTGIVSAKNRPVQIAGRKYEDIIQTDAAINPGNSGGPLINMNGEAIGMNAFIIKDNHGLGFAIGIDSIKPFIRKYL; this comes from the coding sequence TTGAAACGAAAAGTAACCCCGATTACGCGCATAGAGCGCCAGCCTTCCTATCTCCACCCTGCTAACTATTTCGTTCCGATTGTCGAAAGGGTAACACCTGCTATCATCTCGATTACGACTGAGGATTATGCCGTAAATCGGAAAATGTCAGAGATTCTGCACCAATTTCTCTTCCCAAACTTGTCGACTCCAGGCAAAGAAGTACGCCGCAGCTTCGGAACCGGGTTCATTATTCATCAAAAAGGGTATATTCTCACAAGCGAACATGTCATTCACAATGCCCGCACGATTCAAGTCAAACTGGCAACCGGCGACTCGCGGCTTGCCGAAGTCGTCTGGAAAGACCAAGAGCGCGATCTTGCTCTCATTCGAATTATGGCGCGCGGCGCTCTTCCTGTACTTCCGCTTGGCTCATCTAAAGAAATTCAGGTCGGGGAAGTGGTTATCTCGATCGGTAATCCACTCGGACTAGAGAATACCGTGACAACAGGGATCGTCAGCGCCAAAAATCGTCCTGTCCAGATTGCCGGTCGCAAGTATGAAGACATTATTCAGACAGACGCCGCCATTAATCCTGGTAACAGCGGCGGTCCGCTGATTAATATGAACGGAGAAGCCATCGGCATGAACGCCTTTATCATCAAGGACAACCATGGGCTTGGGTTCGCCATCGGCATCGACAGCATCAAACCGTTCATCCGCAAATATTTGTAA
- a CDS encoding peptide chain release factor 3: MSTHEPRKTFAIISHPDAGKTTLTEKLLYFGGAIHTAGMVKSRKSKAATSDWMEIEKQRGISVTSSVMQFSYNDYAINILDTPGHQDFSEDTYRTLTAADSAVMLIDAAKGIEPQTIKLFEVCRMRGIPIFTFINKMDRDAQDPLVLLEELEEVLGIRSCPMNWPIGSGIDFQGVYDREKQQVEVFRKGEAEHSRSFMPVFSEEADEAAVRARIGDTLYEKLEEDVELLDIAGDPFDQEKINSGKLTPVFFGSALTNFGVQSFLEYFLRLAPGPAPRMSDKGEVVPESSKFSGFVFKIQANMNPAHRDRIAFLRIVSGTFTRGMSVQHVRTGKKIKLSQPQQFLAQDRNLVEDAYAGDIIGLFDPGIFGIGDTLVEGNQAYSFAGVPHFSPEIFARVRAKDAMKYKQFHKGMQQLSEEGAVQYFITAAPGAENMILGVVGQLQLEVFEYRMRAEYGVEVEIQPLGYSLARWVKGDKKEHELNLIQYGGSLTVKDRDGRLVVLLENEFAERWAKEKNPDVEFVSTSYE; this comes from the coding sequence ATGTCTACCCATGAACCACGTAAAACATTTGCGATTATCTCGCACCCGGATGCCGGGAAAACAACATTGACCGAGAAACTTCTGTATTTTGGAGGAGCCATTCATACTGCCGGGATGGTTAAAAGCCGTAAATCGAAAGCAGCCACATCTGACTGGATGGAAATCGAAAAACAGCGGGGTATCTCCGTTACATCCAGTGTGATGCAGTTCTCTTATAACGACTATGCGATCAATATCCTTGATACGCCAGGTCACCAGGATTTCAGTGAGGATACGTACCGTACGCTTACAGCAGCGGATAGTGCGGTCATGCTTATTGACGCCGCGAAAGGGATTGAGCCGCAAACGATCAAACTATTTGAAGTATGCCGGATGCGCGGCATTCCGATTTTTACATTTATCAACAAAATGGATCGTGATGCTCAAGATCCGCTCGTTTTGCTTGAAGAGCTGGAAGAAGTACTTGGCATTCGTTCTTGCCCGATGAACTGGCCAATTGGCTCCGGGATCGACTTCCAGGGCGTATATGATCGGGAGAAGCAGCAGGTAGAAGTGTTCCGCAAAGGAGAAGCTGAGCATAGCCGCAGTTTCATGCCTGTATTTAGTGAAGAGGCGGACGAAGCCGCGGTACGTGCCCGCATCGGGGATACGCTGTATGAGAAGCTAGAAGAAGATGTGGAGCTGCTTGATATTGCAGGGGACCCATTTGATCAGGAGAAAATCAACAGCGGTAAGCTTACCCCTGTATTTTTTGGAAGTGCACTGACGAATTTCGGGGTGCAGTCCTTCCTTGAGTACTTCTTGCGTTTAGCACCGGGTCCAGCGCCACGCATGAGTGATAAAGGCGAAGTCGTACCGGAATCATCGAAGTTCTCCGGCTTTGTTTTCAAAATCCAGGCTAATATGAATCCAGCACACCGTGACCGGATTGCGTTCCTGCGCATTGTATCCGGTACATTCACGCGCGGTATGTCTGTACAGCATGTGCGCACGGGTAAGAAAATTAAGCTGTCTCAGCCGCAGCAGTTTTTAGCACAAGATCGTAACCTTGTCGAGGATGCGTATGCGGGCGATATTATCGGTTTGTTCGATCCAGGTATATTTGGCATCGGGGATACGCTTGTGGAAGGAAATCAGGCGTATAGCTTTGCAGGTGTGCCTCACTTCTCGCCGGAGATTTTTGCCCGGGTGCGTGCCAAAGATGCGATGAAATACAAGCAGTTCCATAAAGGCATGCAGCAATTGAGCGAGGAGGGGGCTGTCCAGTATTTCATAACAGCTGCGCCGGGTGCCGAGAATATGATTCTTGGCGTTGTCGGACAGCTGCAACTTGAAGTGTTTGAATACCGGATGCGTGCTGAGTACGGGGTCGAAGTCGAAATTCAGCCGCTCGGCTATTCGCTTGCTCGCTGGGTGAAAGGTGACAAGAAAGAGCATGAGCTGAATTTGATCCAGTATGGCGGAAGTCTGACGGTAAAAGATCGAGATGGACGGCTTGTTGTACTGTTAGAGAACGAATTTGCTGAGCGTTGGGCCAAAGAGAAAAATCCAGATGTGGAATTCGTCAGCACATCGTACGAGTAA
- a CDS encoding YhcN/YlaJ family sporulation lipoprotein: MNKRTAVLAALLILAVAGGAVGCSKKDENTPKTQSYRSNEYHMNGARSYGVQNNAAHSNKVREDEQRIAKRIAQQAANVNGVTRATAVVHGEDVLVGVEGAKAYNTKMLERSVHEALRRTEPGYRIHVTADRTLSNRIRMVSENINGSVGSKMRTAGSDVAKLIQDIGRSITTPFR; encoded by the coding sequence ATGAACAAACGAACAGCAGTACTGGCCGCACTGCTCATTTTAGCAGTGGCAGGCGGGGCAGTCGGCTGCAGCAAGAAAGACGAAAATACGCCAAAAACACAGAGCTATCGTAGTAATGAGTATCACATGAATGGGGCTCGTTCATATGGCGTGCAAAATAATGCAGCGCATTCGAATAAAGTCCGGGAAGACGAGCAGCGAATTGCGAAACGGATTGCGCAGCAGGCGGCTAACGTGAATGGGGTGACCCGGGCGACAGCCGTTGTCCATGGTGAAGACGTACTAGTAGGCGTAGAAGGGGCAAAAGCATACAATACGAAGATGCTGGAGCGAAGCGTCCATGAAGCGCTGCGCCGAACCGAGCCAGGTTACCGGATTCATGTGACAGCAGATCGAACACTGTCGAATCGTATTCGTATGGTAAGTGAAAATATAAACGGAAGTGTCGGCAGCAAGATGCGAACAGCCGGAAGTGATGTTGCCAAGCTCATTCAGGACATCGGTCGTTCGATCACGACGCCGTTCCGGTAA
- a CDS encoding CBS domain-containing protein has product MTQRLRDIMTQNVATVQPHQSIAEAAKIMEDYNVGAVPVVENGQCVGMITDRDITVRAVAGHMDHNTRVNSIMTKNILTASANTTVHEAADMMARHQIRRLPVVDNNQVAGIVALGDLAVENIYENEAGEALANISEQSPGQG; this is encoded by the coding sequence ATGACACAACGTTTGCGAGATATTATGACCCAAAATGTTGCGACTGTTCAGCCACATCAATCGATCGCAGAAGCCGCAAAAATTATGGAGGATTACAATGTAGGTGCCGTACCAGTTGTGGAGAATGGTCAGTGTGTTGGCATGATTACCGACCGCGATATTACCGTGCGTGCGGTAGCTGGACATATGGACCACAATACAAGAGTTAACAGCATCATGACCAAAAACATTTTGACCGCCTCTGCGAATACGACGGTCCATGAAGCAGCCGATATGATGGCACGCCACCAGATTCGCCGCCTGCCGGTTGTCGACAACAATCAGGTGGCAGGGATTGTTGCACTTGGCGACTTGGCTGTCGAGAATATTTATGAGAATGAAGCGGGCGAAGCGCTTGCTAATATCTCTGAGCAGTCTCCGGGCCAAGGCTAA
- a CDS encoding helix-turn-helix domain-containing protein translates to MRRAYSQSFKYQVIQRALELQDLNKVARENRLNSRIIYRWIKEYKQGKYEACSLM, encoded by the coding sequence ATGAGAAGAGCATATTCACAATCGTTTAAGTACCAGGTGATTCAACGAGCTTTAGAGCTGCAGGATTTAAATAAGGTAGCCAGAGAAAATCGATTGAATAGTCGGATTATTTATCGTTGGATAAAAGAATATAAACAAGGAAAGTATGAAGCTTGTTCCTTGATGTAA
- a CDS encoding DUF4127 family protein, whose translation MKYLRWILLCVTILGAFPQVAIGQTQTKESALHHKKIVLIPLDSRPVNTSYVGLLGRIAQANVVWPTTGLDQWEKPADYSKLKQFLQEQIKSADAVFIAIPGWVNGGLLHGRYTATYAEQTQRLAELKNILLPYRNKSIYLIGVIPREKPAAGSPADAYTFELTQFGRRYAQYVQSEKPENRRYHMYFLRKLQQETPPEYLLGYTRLFQENLQGLYTIAGWARDGIVDGVLIGTDDTSTLSLPKVNELCIRKYCQQEKLSNVYIMNGADELTSLLLARYKNELDGTPSHYTLTYSHHAARDKALTYDGVPLAEMIASKIAFLQPSHPRSPEQRLSIYIHSGEEELDTVADWSRQHAGTIRGLADVSYLWFPDTDFMEAYIRQKLSGQFESYASWNTGGNTIGLLLAHMEMIRGEPVWNTAHEEWMALRYAEDYYYNAVKRPQYVHRYDQARKLDPKEEAIVTAPMPTEANRLLSSLSYVTRTQAGMQQAPIRFRVEKATLPWNRIFEISYTLKRK comes from the coding sequence GTGAAATATTTGAGATGGATTTTACTTTGTGTAACTATACTGGGTGCCTTTCCACAGGTAGCCATAGGGCAAACACAAACAAAAGAATCTGCCCTGCATCATAAAAAAATTGTACTCATTCCGCTTGACAGCCGTCCGGTGAATACAAGCTATGTCGGTCTGCTCGGTCGCATCGCCCAGGCAAATGTGGTCTGGCCCACGACCGGCCTCGACCAGTGGGAGAAGCCAGCCGATTACAGTAAGCTAAAGCAGTTCCTCCAAGAACAAATAAAGTCGGCAGATGCTGTGTTTATCGCGATTCCCGGCTGGGTGAACGGCGGGCTTCTGCATGGACGATATACAGCAACGTACGCCGAACAAACACAACGGCTGGCCGAGCTTAAAAATATTCTGCTACCATACCGCAACAAATCAATCTATTTGATCGGGGTTATTCCACGGGAAAAACCAGCAGCAGGGTCTCCCGCGGATGCCTATACATTTGAGCTAACCCAATTTGGTCGCCGATACGCACAATATGTACAATCAGAAAAACCGGAGAACAGGCGCTATCATATGTATTTTCTGCGTAAACTACAACAAGAGACCCCACCAGAATATTTGCTTGGCTATACGCGGCTGTTTCAAGAAAACTTGCAAGGACTGTATACAATCGCAGGCTGGGCACGGGACGGCATTGTAGACGGGGTTCTGATCGGCACCGATGATACGAGCACACTCAGTTTGCCAAAAGTAAATGAGCTGTGTATTCGAAAATACTGTCAGCAAGAAAAGCTTTCTAATGTATATATTATGAATGGAGCAGATGAATTAACCTCGCTTCTGCTCGCCCGCTATAAAAATGAACTGGACGGCACACCATCGCACTATACACTTACGTATTCGCACCACGCCGCCAGAGATAAGGCGCTCACATACGATGGTGTACCATTAGCAGAAATGATCGCATCAAAAATCGCTTTTCTTCAACCGAGTCATCCGCGCTCCCCCGAACAGCGTCTCAGTATATACATTCATTCCGGTGAAGAAGAACTCGATACTGTAGCGGACTGGTCACGCCAACATGCAGGCACCATTCGGGGGCTAGCTGACGTATCCTATCTGTGGTTCCCGGATACCGACTTTATGGAAGCGTACATAAGGCAGAAGCTATCTGGACAGTTTGAAAGCTACGCATCGTGGAATACAGGTGGGAATACAATCGGACTTCTGCTGGCTCATATGGAGATGATTCGGGGAGAACCTGTCTGGAATACCGCGCATGAAGAATGGATGGCCCTGCGCTATGCAGAAGATTATTACTACAATGCAGTGAAGCGCCCACAGTATGTGCACCGTTATGATCAGGCTCGCAAGCTTGACCCCAAGGAAGAGGCAATCGTTACCGCACCTATGCCGACCGAAGCGAATCGTCTCCTTTCCTCCCTCTCTTATGTAACCCGCACACAAGCAGGGATGCAGCAGGCTCCGATCCGTTTCCGTGTCGAGAAAGCAACTCTGCCCTGGAACCGTATTTTTGAGATTTCTTACACGCTAAAACGAAAATAA
- a CDS encoding spore coat associated protein CotJA, whose product MDDVHTFRKTYTVYNSPFNPCPPMTIRTYETPPQLYMTFQPPGLPQFSPAQAFHHGTLWPALFAPYESPHKSGKREEAD is encoded by the coding sequence ATGGATGACGTGCATACGTTTCGTAAGACGTATACCGTATATAACAGTCCGTTTAACCCTTGTCCCCCGATGACAATCCGAACATACGAAACACCACCTCAACTGTACATGACATTCCAGCCACCGGGACTCCCCCAGTTCTCTCCGGCTCAAGCTTTTCACCACGGTACATTATGGCCGGCTCTTTTTGCGCCATATGAGAGCCCGCATAAGTCTGGTAAACGGGAGGAGGCTGACTAA
- a CDS encoding spore coat protein CotJB, with translation MQENEKKYYELLHELQETDFIIVELNLYLDTHPNDQAAIAQYNEYVQKSMHLKKQFECLFGPLTSFGYSLSPTPFMWKDQPWPWQV, from the coding sequence ATGCAAGAAAACGAAAAAAAATACTATGAGCTGCTTCATGAGCTTCAAGAAACGGATTTTATTATCGTAGAATTAAACCTCTACCTCGACACACATCCAAACGATCAGGCAGCCATTGCTCAGTACAATGAATACGTGCAAAAAAGCATGCATCTGAAAAAGCAATTTGAATGTCTGTTCGGGCCTCTTACAAGCTTCGGATATAGCCTGTCACCTACTCCATTTATGTGGAAAGACCAACCGTGGCCATGGCAAGTATGA
- a CDS encoding manganese catalase family protein — MWIYEKKLQHPVRVSKCDPRMAKFLVEQYGGADGELAAALRYLNQRYTVPPKIIGLLNDIGTEELAHLEMIATMVYKLTKDATPDQMKEAGLGEHYANHDKALFYTNASGVPFTVSYIAAKGDPIADLYEDIAAEEKARATYQWLIDLTDDVDLKDSLTFLREREIIHSMRFREAVEILKEERAQKKVF, encoded by the coding sequence GTGTGGATATATGAAAAAAAACTACAACACCCGGTTCGTGTCAGCAAATGTGACCCACGTATGGCCAAGTTTTTGGTTGAACAATACGGTGGTGCAGACGGTGAACTAGCTGCCGCACTCCGCTACCTCAACCAGCGCTACACGGTCCCACCTAAAATCATCGGGCTTCTCAATGACATCGGCACCGAAGAACTCGCCCACCTCGAAATGATTGCGACTATGGTATATAAGCTAACCAAGGATGCCACCCCCGATCAGATGAAAGAGGCCGGTCTAGGCGAGCATTATGCCAATCATGACAAAGCACTGTTTTATACGAATGCATCAGGTGTACCTTTTACCGTCTCCTATATCGCGGCCAAAGGCGATCCAATCGCGGACCTGTACGAAGATATTGCAGCTGAGGAAAAAGCGCGTGCGACTTATCAGTGGCTCATTGACCTGACAGATGATGTAGATTTAAAGGACTCTCTTACGTTCCTGCGTGAACGGGAGATTATTCACTCGATGCGCTTCCGGGAAGCGGTCGAGATTCTCAAGGAAGAACGAGCACAAAAGAAAGTTTTCTAG
- a CDS encoding nitroreductase family protein → MDNLLELIKTRRTIGKVTDEPVPREHIMQILDAGHWAPSHHNTQPWKFFVMTGEGRNRLGEAYARISIEDKGAEGEEAAKLREKGIQKAYRAPLVIAVACVPTEGERVMIREEVAATSACVQNMLLAAHALGYGAIWRTGAPCYDVRMKEEFGLGTHDEMVALLYIGRPQMERTGIRMNLETKIEWFTS, encoded by the coding sequence ATGGATAATCTGTTAGAACTCATTAAAACACGCCGTACGATTGGAAAGGTCACGGATGAACCGGTGCCGCGTGAACATATTATGCAGATTCTGGATGCGGGGCATTGGGCACCGAGTCATCATAATACACAGCCGTGGAAATTTTTCGTCATGACGGGAGAAGGACGGAACCGTCTTGGCGAAGCATACGCCCGTATCTCGATTGAGGACAAGGGAGCAGAAGGAGAAGAAGCGGCTAAACTGCGGGAGAAAGGCATTCAGAAAGCCTACCGTGCGCCGCTAGTCATTGCGGTTGCTTGCGTACCAACAGAAGGGGAACGTGTGATGATAAGGGAAGAGGTAGCCGCTACATCTGCATGCGTACAAAATATGCTGTTGGCTGCGCATGCGCTTGGATATGGCGCAATCTGGCGTACGGGTGCACCATGTTATGATGTACGAATGAAAGAAGAATTCGGGCTTGGAACCCACGATGAGATGGTGGCGCTTCTGTATATCGGACGTCCGCAGATGGAGCGAACCGGTATTCGTATGAACCTGGAAACAAAAATAGAATGGTTTACTTCATAA
- the recU gene encoding Holliday junction resolvase RecU: protein MHYPNGKQKLTDSMVSSAPERMKASEFLAMMQTKQQGAANRGMTLEEEVNESNQYYVAHEMAAVHKKPTPLQIVKVDYPSRSAAVIREAYFRQPSTTDYNGVYRGRYIDFEAKETRNHTSLPLKNFHEHQISHMRLVHKQDGIAFTIIRFTTQDETYVLDASHVIRFWDDAHQANGRKSIPYAYIAEHGHRIPESFRPRLDYLSVIDRCYFN from the coding sequence ATCCACTATCCAAACGGGAAACAGAAACTGACTGATTCGATGGTCTCTTCTGCACCGGAACGCATGAAAGCAAGTGAATTCCTCGCTATGATGCAGACAAAGCAGCAAGGGGCTGCCAATCGAGGAATGACACTTGAGGAAGAGGTAAATGAAAGCAACCAATATTATGTGGCACACGAAATGGCCGCTGTTCATAAAAAACCGACACCGCTCCAAATTGTAAAAGTCGATTATCCATCTCGCTCTGCTGCGGTCATCCGGGAAGCCTATTTCCGCCAGCCATCCACGACAGATTACAACGGTGTATACCGGGGGCGTTATATCGATTTTGAAGCGAAAGAAACGCGCAATCATACGTCGCTTCCGCTAAAAAATTTTCATGAGCATCAAATTAGCCACATGCGCCTCGTACATAAACAGGACGGAATCGCCTTTACAATCATACGCTTCACAACGCAGGATGAGACGTATGTACTGGATGCTTCCCACGTCATCCGTTTCTGGGACGATGCCCATCAGGCAAATGGGCGTAAATCTATTCCGTATGCGTATATCGCTGAACACGGTCACCGCATCCCGGAAAGCTTTCGACCTCGTCTTGATTATTTATCGGTTATTGACCGTTGCTACTTCAACTAA
- a CDS encoding DUF309 domain-containing protein: protein MYDRLYVEYVYYFNVEKDYYECHEVMEEYWMQEGRNKLLQALLQIAVALHHFRNNNVEGAILLFEAALAKSTTPWHGKLGIDDHKLFAEAAQYAAKLYRYKESPFPFYPLTLLITDPDLATAVASCVPSGVAEDDKF from the coding sequence ATGTACGATCGCTTATATGTTGAATACGTGTACTATTTTAATGTAGAAAAAGATTATTATGAGTGCCACGAAGTAATGGAAGAGTACTGGATGCAAGAAGGTCGTAACAAACTCCTACAAGCACTATTACAAATTGCTGTCGCACTGCACCACTTTCGCAACAACAATGTCGAGGGTGCGATTCTTCTGTTTGAAGCAGCTTTAGCAAAATCCACTACCCCATGGCATGGCAAGCTAGGCATTGATGATCACAAGCTGTTCGCAGAAGCTGCACAATACGCAGCAAAACTGTACCGCTATAAAGAGAGTCCTTTTCCGTTTTATCCACTTACCCTCTTGATTACGGACCCAGATCTGGCGACAGCAGTAGCTTCCTGTGTTCCCTCTGGTGTAGCTGAGGATGATAAGTTTTAG
- a CDS encoding FAD-dependent oxidoreductase has translation MTESNVIVYTSHGCPYCKKVKEQLNAWGISYEERNVSENKEYFDQLQQKKIFGTPATYINGKLVLGFQEPKMRKLLELPDDYEGPVPNTAAAQNESPAAPSDGQAEGIFKSVDKSILNEVYDLVTIGGGPAGASAAVYAARGRLKTLVIDKAPSAGTLAITHKIANYPGVKEELTGLELLQRMQEQAHDFGATFVRTNVLSVDFSDPEIKKLEVPEGTIKAKSIFIAVGAKAPSSKIKGEEEFTGRGVSYCSTCDAAFFQERTVIVTGDNEEAVHEAETLSKFCKEVRFLIPTGNLKGDVDLSKLESSDNVKIYKKYRVKEIIGENNVEKAVIQNDQQELETWDVDGIFLYLAGMKPGTDFLKDAVKRDAEGYIEVNESLQTSVDGVFAGGDARRTPIKQAVLSAADGAIAALGADKHVNKRAQLRPQYS, from the coding sequence ATGACGGAGTCCAATGTAATTGTATACACAAGCCACGGCTGTCCCTACTGCAAAAAAGTAAAAGAACAACTGAATGCATGGGGCATTTCTTACGAAGAACGCAACGTATCAGAGAATAAGGAGTACTTCGACCAGCTACAACAGAAGAAAATTTTTGGTACGCCTGCTACCTACATCAATGGCAAACTCGTTCTTGGCTTTCAGGAGCCGAAAATGCGCAAGCTACTTGAGCTTCCTGATGATTACGAAGGTCCAGTCCCTAATACTGCAGCAGCTCAAAATGAATCTCCTGCCGCTCCATCAGATGGTCAAGCGGAAGGAATTTTTAAATCCGTTGATAAAAGTATTCTCAATGAAGTGTACGATCTTGTCACCATCGGGGGTGGACCGGCAGGCGCATCGGCAGCCGTATACGCAGCTCGTGGTCGTCTAAAAACTCTCGTGATTGACAAGGCGCCATCAGCCGGTACACTTGCAATTACGCATAAAATTGCTAACTATCCAGGTGTTAAAGAAGAGCTGACGGGTCTTGAACTGCTTCAGCGCATGCAAGAACAGGCACATGATTTTGGCGCGACATTTGTGCGTACGAACGTCCTGTCTGTTGATTTCTCCGATCCAGAAATCAAAAAACTTGAAGTCCCAGAGGGCACAATTAAAGCAAAAAGTATATTTATCGCCGTTGGTGCCAAAGCTCCATCAAGCAAAATTAAAGGCGAAGAAGAATTTACAGGCCGTGGGGTAAGCTACTGCTCAACATGTGACGCTGCTTTCTTCCAGGAGCGTACGGTTATCGTTACAGGTGACAATGAAGAAGCGGTGCATGAGGCAGAAACCCTGTCCAAATTCTGCAAGGAAGTACGCTTCCTCATCCCGACAGGCAATCTAAAAGGTGACGTTGATCTATCCAAACTTGAGTCTAGCGATAACGTCAAAATTTATAAAAAATATCGCGTCAAAGAAATCATTGGCGAAAACAATGTAGAAAAGGCCGTTATTCAGAACGATCAGCAAGAGCTGGAAACGTGGGATGTCGATGGTATCTTCCTATATCTCGCCGGTATGAAACCAGGTACCGACTTTCTGAAGGATGCCGTCAAACGCGATGCGGAAGGCTACATTGAAGTAAATGAATCTCTGCAAACGAGCGTAGACGGCGTATTCGCAGGCGGGGACGCTCGTCGTACCCCGATCAAGCAGGCTGTTCTATCTGCCGCTGATGGGGCGATTGCCGCACTTGGAGCCGATAAGCATGTAAACAAACGCGCTCAGCTCCGTCCACAGTACAGCTAA